One window from the genome of Candidatus Didemnitutus sp. encodes:
- a CDS encoding deoxyhypusine synthase family protein, whose amino-acid sequence MTKAKRQTKRPEDINAALAKKKGPVSKFIAQNYRHFNAAALLDAAKGYEAHLAAGGKMLVTLAGAMSTAELGITLAEMIRRDKVHAIVCTGANLEEDIFNLVAHDYYERVPHYRHLTAADEQALLDRHMNRVTDTCIPEGEAMRRIEAAVAEEWVAADQSGQRFFPHEFMYKILRSGKLKKSYQIDPKNSWMLAACEKNLPIIVPGWEDATLGNMYAGRCVTGEIKNVHTVRTGIEYMVWLAEWYTKTSKLLRNGEGSIGFFQIGGGIAGDFPICVVPMLHQDLGRTGVPLWGYFAQISDSTTSYGSYSGAVPNEKITWGKLGEKTPKFIVESDATIVAPLIFSWVLGR is encoded by the coding sequence ATGACCAAAGCCAAACGCCAGACGAAACGTCCCGAGGACATCAACGCGGCCCTCGCGAAGAAGAAGGGACCGGTCTCGAAATTCATCGCGCAAAACTACCGCCACTTCAACGCCGCCGCCTTGCTCGATGCGGCGAAGGGCTACGAGGCGCACCTCGCGGCCGGCGGCAAGATGCTCGTCACGCTGGCCGGCGCCATGTCCACCGCCGAGCTCGGCATCACGCTCGCCGAGATGATCCGTCGCGACAAGGTCCACGCCATCGTTTGCACCGGCGCGAATCTCGAGGAGGACATCTTCAACCTCGTCGCGCACGACTACTACGAGCGCGTGCCGCATTACCGTCACCTTACCGCGGCCGACGAGCAGGCGCTGCTCGACCGGCACATGAACCGCGTCACCGACACCTGCATCCCCGAAGGCGAGGCGATGCGCCGCATCGAGGCCGCCGTCGCCGAGGAATGGGTCGCCGCCGACCAGAGCGGGCAGCGGTTTTTCCCGCACGAGTTCATGTATAAAATTCTCCGGTCGGGGAAGCTCAAGAAGAGCTACCAAATCGACCCGAAGAACTCGTGGATGCTCGCGGCCTGCGAGAAGAACCTCCCGATCATCGTCCCCGGCTGGGAAGACGCCACGCTCGGCAACATGTATGCCGGTCGCTGCGTCACCGGCGAAATCAAGAACGTCCACACTGTCCGCACCGGCATCGAATACATGGTGTGGCTCGCCGAGTGGTATACGAAGACCTCGAAGCTCCTGCGCAACGGCGAGGGCTCGATCGGTTTTTTCCAAATCGGCGGCGGCATCGCGGGCGACTTCCCGATCTGCGTCGTGCCGATGCTGCACCAGGATCTCGGCCGCACCGGCGTGCCGCTGTGGGGCTACTTCGCGCAGATCAGCGACTCGACCACGAGCTACGGCAGCTACTCCGGCGCCGTGCCGAACGAGAAGATCACCTGGGGCAAACTCGGCGAGAAGACCCCGAAGTTCATCGTCGAATCCGACGCCACGATCGTCGCGCCGCTGATCTTCAGCTGGGTGTTGGGACGGTAA
- a CDS encoding insulinase family protein, whose product MLSRIAFLLCLAIAPLVAAPITSQLPHETSDLPVDSTVKWGRLDNGIRYAIMPNHEPKGRASLRFVVRAGSLNETDDQRGLAHFLEHMAFNGSKHYAPGTLIEFFQRLGMSFGGDTNAFTSFDRTVYMLELPDTHAETVDKAFTLFADYAGGLLLLDDEINKERGIILSEKRARDSIEFRQFIGEFEFLLPDARFIQRIPIGSEEVITKAPRERFVNFYDTWYRPDLISVIAVGDFDPAAIEAVLKEKLAPIAPRAPAALQPSFGHVSAVNGVVAKLLSEPEAGAVQVSIQTVTPYSYEPDTAANRLKYLPRQLALRMLNRRFSILAKQEGAPFLSGQVGATEQFDFFRNASVELTCKPEQWRAALGVGEQELRRALEFGFQAPELKEAVAATRNALEQAVRSASTRRSEGLSMQLVDSLVDQNVFTHPKTELELLAPALDKITVADCLAALRAAFAEQTGRRLWITGNLTLDQAETQIVAAYEASRAIAVKPPAKIEELSFAYTNFGTPGTVKHEQKVDDLGTTLLEFANGVRVNLKPTDFEASRVRISLRIGGGRLTEPADQPGLAFLSSNTFLLGGLGKHGIDDLQRILAGKTVGQNFAINGDAFIFNASTNKTDLTLQLQLLAAYLTDPGFRPESMRVFAKRLDEFYTRLGNTVEGPLQTDVPRLLANGDKRFGVPPKEVAMARTLAESKAWLTSQFARGAIEIAIVGDFDAPAATAAVAATFGALPPREAKPAYDAERQVSFGQPTAQQFFVVTEIPKGVVQIFWPATDGREAHLSRRLSMLASVLNDRLRVKIREEMGDTYSPDAGASLSDTYKGYGHLVAQATVAPDKARAVADAMKAAAASLFEKGVTEEELVRAKQPILTGVRQSLRTNPYWLGSVLSSAQETPERLSWARDRLPDTESITAAELTKLAHLYLDPAKASEFISLPEPKKAN is encoded by the coding sequence ATGTTGTCCCGCATCGCCTTCCTCCTGTGCCTGGCGATCGCGCCGCTCGTCGCGGCGCCGATCACTTCGCAACTCCCCCACGAGACGTCCGACCTGCCCGTCGATTCGACGGTGAAATGGGGCCGCCTCGACAACGGCATCCGCTACGCGATCATGCCGAATCACGAGCCGAAAGGCCGCGCCAGTCTCCGCTTCGTCGTTCGCGCCGGCTCGCTCAACGAGACCGACGATCAGCGCGGCCTCGCGCACTTCCTCGAGCACATGGCCTTCAACGGCTCGAAGCACTACGCGCCCGGCACACTCATCGAGTTTTTCCAGCGCCTCGGCATGAGCTTCGGCGGCGACACGAACGCCTTCACCAGCTTCGACCGCACCGTCTACATGCTCGAGCTGCCCGACACCCATGCGGAGACCGTCGACAAGGCCTTCACGCTCTTCGCCGACTACGCCGGCGGCCTGTTGCTCCTCGACGACGAAATCAACAAGGAGCGCGGCATCATCCTCAGCGAAAAGCGTGCGCGCGACTCCATCGAGTTCCGCCAGTTCATCGGCGAATTCGAATTCCTCCTCCCCGACGCGCGCTTCATCCAGCGCATCCCCATCGGCAGCGAAGAGGTCATCACGAAGGCCCCGCGCGAGCGCTTCGTGAATTTCTACGACACCTGGTATCGCCCGGATCTCATCAGCGTCATCGCCGTCGGCGATTTCGATCCGGCCGCCATCGAAGCGGTCCTGAAGGAAAAACTCGCACCCATCGCCCCTCGCGCCCCCGCCGCGCTCCAGCCCTCGTTCGGCCACGTCAGCGCCGTCAACGGCGTCGTGGCCAAGCTCCTCTCCGAACCCGAAGCCGGCGCCGTGCAAGTGTCGATCCAGACCGTCACGCCCTACAGCTACGAGCCCGACACCGCCGCCAATCGCCTCAAATACCTCCCGCGCCAGCTCGCCCTGCGCATGCTCAACCGCCGCTTCTCCATCCTCGCCAAGCAGGAAGGCGCGCCGTTCCTCAGCGGCCAGGTCGGCGCGACGGAGCAATTCGATTTCTTCCGCAACGCCTCCGTCGAACTCACCTGCAAGCCCGAGCAATGGCGCGCCGCGCTCGGCGTCGGCGAACAGGAACTGCGCCGCGCCCTCGAATTCGGCTTCCAGGCGCCCGAGCTGAAGGAGGCCGTCGCCGCCACCCGCAACGCCCTCGAACAAGCCGTCCGCTCCGCCTCCACGCGCCGCTCCGAGGGCCTCTCCATGCAGCTCGTCGATTCTCTCGTCGACCAAAACGTCTTCACCCATCCGAAGACCGAGCTCGAACTCCTCGCCCCCGCGCTGGACAAGATCACCGTCGCCGACTGCCTCGCCGCCCTCCGCGCCGCCTTCGCCGAGCAGACCGGCCGCCGCCTCTGGATCACTGGCAACCTCACGCTCGACCAGGCCGAGACCCAGATCGTCGCCGCCTATGAAGCCAGCCGCGCCATCGCGGTGAAGCCGCCCGCCAAGATCGAGGAACTGTCTTTCGCCTACACCAACTTCGGCACGCCCGGCACCGTGAAGCACGAGCAGAAAGTCGACGACCTCGGCACCACGCTCCTCGAATTCGCCAACGGCGTCCGCGTCAACCTCAAGCCCACCGACTTCGAGGCCAGCCGCGTCCGCATCAGCCTCCGCATCGGCGGCGGCCGCCTCACCGAGCCGGCCGACCAGCCCGGCCTCGCATTCCTCTCGAGCAACACCTTCCTGCTCGGCGGCCTCGGCAAACACGGCATCGACGACCTCCAGCGCATCCTCGCCGGCAAGACCGTCGGCCAGAACTTCGCCATCAACGGCGACGCGTTTATCTTCAACGCCTCCACCAACAAGACCGACCTCACACTCCAGTTGCAGCTCCTCGCCGCCTATCTCACCGACCCCGGCTTCCGTCCCGAGTCGATGCGTGTGTTCGCCAAACGCTTGGACGAATTCTACACCCGCCTCGGCAACACCGTCGAAGGCCCGCTCCAAACCGACGTCCCGCGCCTCCTCGCCAACGGCGACAAGCGCTTCGGCGTCCCGCCCAAGGAAGTCGCCATGGCCCGCACGCTCGCCGAGTCGAAGGCGTGGCTCACTTCCCAATTCGCCCGCGGCGCCATCGAGATCGCCATCGTCGGCGACTTCGACGCCCCAGCCGCCACCGCCGCCGTCGCCGCCACCTTCGGCGCCCTGCCCCCGCGCGAAGCCAAGCCCGCCTACGACGCCGAGCGCCAAGTCAGCTTCGGCCAACCCACCGCGCAGCAGTTCTTCGTCGTGACCGAAATTCCCAAGGGTGTGGTGCAGATCTTCTGGCCCGCCACCGACGGCCGCGAAGCCCACCTCTCGCGCCGCCTCAGCATGCTCGCCTCCGTGCTCAACGACCGCCTCCGCGTGAAAATCCGCGAGGAAATGGGCGACACCTATTCGCCCGACGCCGGCGCCAGCCTCAGCGACACCTACAAAGGCTACGGCCACCTCGTCGCCCAAGCCACCGTCGCCCCCGACAAAGCCCGCGCCGTCGCCGACGCCATGAAAGCCGCCGCCGCCAGCCTCTTCGAGAAAGGCGTCACAGAAGAGGAACTCGTCCGCGCCAAGCAGCCGATCCTCACCGGCGTCCGCCAATCGCTCCGCACCAACCCCTACTGGCTCGGAAGCGTCCTCTCCTCCGCGCAGGAAACCCCCGAGCGCCTCAGCTGGGCGCGCGACCGACTCCCCGACACCGAGTCGATCACCGCCGCCGAGCTCACGAAACTCGCCCACCTCTACCTCGACCCGGCCAAGGCCAGCGAATTCATCTCCCTCCCCGAGCCGAAGAAGGCGAACTGA
- a CDS encoding exosortase/archaeosortase family protein — MEAVPSPAKPSSVPAPARVPAQFLAALGLAGGFVAFVAWDQSHWWRVKEDYSFGWLVPLFTVYAVYDRWPQIAGRIAEAERAGPAAGWVRWVLNVAATLGLVSGALFFLLGAFYRAGAGTSQPGTFALTSGMVAVVLALLFFNVPTGATGVAAVESARGAGAIFAEPRFRVAALFIFPVCVWLISAPLVSAVESQISLFLLRKVVTVVAFVFDVLGYPVEQQGNVLMLPKGPVGVAEACSGIRSLTACLFAGSFLGAMFFDRLWKKVFLVVAAMGFAFVMNLVRSLFLTGWAYAYGPEAINGTVHDTAGYAVLGLTCLGLLALVPLLNLKLERFMAPESPERSS; from the coding sequence ATGGAAGCCGTCCCGAGTCCCGCTAAACCGTCGAGTGTCCCTGCGCCCGCGCGGGTGCCGGCGCAGTTCCTCGCCGCGTTGGGTTTGGCGGGTGGGTTCGTGGCGTTCGTGGCGTGGGATCAGTCGCATTGGTGGCGGGTGAAGGAGGATTACTCGTTCGGCTGGCTGGTGCCGCTGTTCACGGTCTATGCGGTCTACGATCGCTGGCCGCAGATCGCGGGGCGGATCGCGGAGGCGGAGCGTGCCGGGCCGGCGGCGGGTTGGGTGCGTTGGGTGCTGAATGTCGCGGCGACGCTCGGCTTGGTGAGCGGGGCGCTGTTTTTCCTGCTCGGTGCGTTTTATCGGGCGGGCGCGGGCACGTCGCAGCCCGGGACGTTCGCGCTGACGAGCGGCATGGTGGCGGTGGTGCTGGCGCTGTTGTTTTTCAATGTGCCGACGGGAGCCACCGGGGTTGCTGCGGTTGAGTCGGCGCGTGGCGCGGGCGCGATTTTTGCCGAGCCGCGGTTCCGGGTGGCGGCGCTGTTCATCTTTCCGGTCTGCGTGTGGCTGATCTCGGCGCCGCTGGTGTCGGCGGTGGAGTCGCAGATCAGCCTGTTTCTGCTGCGCAAGGTGGTGACGGTGGTGGCGTTCGTGTTCGACGTGCTCGGTTATCCGGTGGAGCAGCAGGGCAACGTGCTGATGTTGCCGAAGGGACCGGTGGGCGTCGCGGAGGCGTGCTCGGGCATCCGGTCGCTGACGGCGTGCCTGTTCGCGGGGTCGTTTCTCGGAGCGATGTTTTTCGACCGGTTGTGGAAGAAAGTTTTTCTCGTGGTCGCGGCGATGGGGTTCGCGTTCGTGATGAACCTCGTGCGGAGCCTGTTCCTCACGGGCTGGGCCTACGCCTACGGGCCGGAGGCGATCAACGGCACGGTGCACGACACGGCGGGCTACGCGGTGCTGGGGCTGACGTGTCTCGGACTGCTGGCGCTGGTGCCGCTGCTGAATTTGAAGCTGGAGCGCTTCATGGCGCCGGAATCGCCGGAGCGTTCGTCTTAA
- a CDS encoding DUF2238 domain-containing protein, which produces MDRRLTVFLVLLLPVLGWSAVRPHDFFTWFLEVVPVLIGVPLIVAVRRRFPLSTLLLVLVWLHCVVLIVGGHYTYARVPMGEWWMQWFGWTRNNYDKLGHFAQGFVPAVLAREILLRTSPLGNRGDGRPSRWTAFLVVAVCLGFSAFYELIEWWTAVASGAAAEDFLGTQGYVWDTQSDMAWALVGALAALTLLSGAHDRSMARVTHGSRPESR; this is translated from the coding sequence ATGGATCGGCGACTGACGGTGTTTCTCGTGTTGCTGCTGCCGGTGCTCGGCTGGTCGGCGGTGCGGCCGCATGATTTTTTCACGTGGTTTCTCGAGGTCGTGCCGGTGCTGATCGGCGTGCCGTTGATCGTGGCGGTGCGGCGGCGGTTTCCGCTCTCGACGCTGTTGCTCGTGCTGGTGTGGCTGCATTGCGTGGTGCTGATCGTCGGTGGCCACTACACCTATGCGCGGGTGCCGATGGGGGAGTGGTGGATGCAGTGGTTCGGCTGGACGCGGAACAACTACGACAAGCTGGGGCATTTTGCGCAGGGTTTCGTGCCGGCGGTGCTGGCGCGGGAGATATTGTTGCGGACATCGCCGCTGGGGAATCGTGGCGATGGGCGACCGAGTCGGTGGACGGCATTTCTCGTCGTGGCGGTTTGCCTGGGATTCAGCGCGTTCTACGAGCTGATCGAGTGGTGGACGGCAGTGGCGAGCGGCGCGGCGGCGGAGGATTTTCTCGGGACGCAGGGTTATGTGTGGGACACGCAGTCGGACATGGCGTGGGCATTGGTCGGGGCGCTGGCCGCTTTGACATTGCTCAGTGGCGCGCACGACCGTTCGATGGCGCGCGTCACGCATGGAAGCCGTCCCGAGTCCCGCTAA
- a CDS encoding alpha/beta hydrolase, protein MSEILLKAAAKRGVPIPSGLLDETALAELAAAIFVRPMRGARRMPRELGYLETAQRRTLRTSCGELAAWEWGAADAPLVGLVHGWEGHGAQLGAFAAPLAAAGFRVLALDLPGHGDSPGDEAHVPLVARTLVEIEREAGKFFALLGHSMGAAGAAMSAMLGTTPRGLVLLAPPQSQLERLERVAARMQLADGLRERFVAAVERRTKSRCAEVDMRVVARQAPCALLVFHDPADEDASFAAAEEFVGIWRDARMVAVPGRGHYRILATPEIVRQAVEFVSALRG, encoded by the coding sequence ATGTCCGAAATCCTGCTCAAAGCGGCGGCGAAACGCGGCGTGCCGATTCCGTCGGGGCTGCTCGACGAGACGGCGCTGGCGGAATTGGCGGCGGCGATCTTCGTGCGGCCGATGCGCGGGGCGCGGCGGATGCCGCGCGAACTGGGCTATCTCGAAACGGCGCAGCGACGGACGTTGCGCACGAGCTGTGGTGAGTTGGCGGCGTGGGAATGGGGCGCGGCGGACGCGCCGCTGGTCGGGTTGGTGCACGGCTGGGAAGGGCACGGGGCGCAGCTCGGGGCGTTCGCGGCGCCGCTGGCGGCGGCGGGGTTTCGCGTGCTGGCACTGGATTTGCCGGGGCACGGCGACTCGCCGGGCGACGAGGCACACGTGCCGCTGGTCGCGCGGACGCTCGTGGAGATCGAGCGCGAGGCGGGGAAGTTTTTCGCGCTGCTCGGGCACTCGATGGGCGCGGCGGGAGCGGCGATGAGCGCGATGCTCGGCACGACGCCGCGCGGACTCGTCTTGCTGGCGCCGCCGCAGAGCCAACTGGAGCGGTTGGAGCGCGTGGCGGCGCGTATGCAGCTCGCAGACGGGTTGCGCGAGCGGTTCGTCGCGGCGGTGGAGCGGCGGACGAAGTCGCGTTGCGCGGAGGTGGACATGCGCGTCGTCGCGCGGCAGGCGCCGTGTGCGCTGTTGGTTTTCCACGACCCGGCGGATGAGGACGCGAGTTTCGCGGCGGCGGAGGAATTCGTAGGGATATGGCGCGACGCGCGGATGGTGGCGGTGCCGGGGCGCGGGCATTATCGGATATTGGCGACGCCGGAGATCGTGCGGCAGGCGGTGGAGTTCGTAAGCGCGTTGCGGGGATGA
- a CDS encoding HIT domain-containing protein, with protein sequence MQHLHAYWRMEYIETPRLPDTGDIFTALPALGDDAQALIVHRSALSYLVLNRFPYNAGHLLAVPFRAATDLTELTAAERADLMDEIVFAKELLQAALNPQAFNIGFNLGSASGGSIPHLHAHIVPRWAGDTNFMPVISETRVLPQSLEAMYRRLTDTLPKIPARV encoded by the coding sequence ATGCAACACCTGCACGCCTACTGGCGCATGGAGTATATCGAGACGCCGCGCCTGCCCGACACCGGCGACATCTTCACGGCGTTGCCCGCGCTGGGCGACGACGCGCAGGCGCTCATCGTCCATCGCAGCGCGCTGAGTTACCTCGTGCTGAACCGCTTTCCCTACAACGCCGGCCACCTGCTCGCCGTCCCGTTCCGCGCCGCCACCGACCTCACCGAGCTCACCGCCGCCGAACGCGCCGACCTGATGGACGAAATCGTTTTCGCCAAGGAACTCCTCCAGGCCGCGCTCAACCCGCAGGCGTTCAACATCGGCTTCAACCTCGGCTCCGCCTCCGGCGGCTCCATCCCGCACCTCCACGCGCACATCGTGCCGCGCTGGGCCGGCGACACCAACTTCATGCCCGTGATCAGCGAGACGCGCGTCCTCCCGCAATCCCTCGAAGCCATGTATCGCCGCCTCACCGACACCCTCCCGAAAATCCCCGCGCGCGTCTAG